In Hippoglossus hippoglossus isolate fHipHip1 chromosome 24, fHipHip1.pri, whole genome shotgun sequence, a single genomic region encodes these proteins:
- the map3k7 gene encoding mitogen-activated protein kinase kinase kinase 7 isoform X2: MSQTLPSADMLETPPGYPFEEINYEDIEVEEVVGRGAFGVVCKAKWKGKDVAIKTIESESERKAFIVELRQLSRVNHPNIVKLYGSCNNPVCLVMEYAEGGSLYNVLHGAEPLPYYTASHAMSWCLQCSQGVAYLHGMKPKALIHRDLKPPNLLLVAGGTVLKICDFGTACDIQTHMTNNKGSAAWMAPEVFEGSNYSEKCDVFSWGIILWEVITRRKPFDEIGGPAFRIMWAVHNGTRPPLITNLPKPIESLMTRCWSKDPSQRPSMEEIVKIMTHLMKYFPGYDVPLQYPYQYSDDGQSNSATSTGSYVDYTGTSTSTKSDVNMERSDSQGSNDTIKITPQFAPYFKPKGDPLRSLPLSRGGSVESLPSRTQCLASSESKRMSADLSELEPKMPFAPAATCESQRRRSVQDLPGISTESNQGSRNSSRSSSPSVRMMPPDKTGSRGYFSPEDPTDTNGSDNSIPMAYLTLDHQLQPLAPCPNSKESMAVFEQHCKMAQEYLKVQTEIALLIQRKKELIAELDQDEKDQQNTSRLVQEHKKLLEENKSLSTYYQKCKKQLELIRVQQQKRQGTS; encoded by the exons ATGTCGCAAACGCTGCCCTCCGCCGACATGCTTGAAACACCACCTGGGTACCCCTTTGAAGAAATCAACTATGAGGATATTGAAGTTGAGGAG GTTGTGGGGAGAGGAGCGTTCGGGGTTGTATGCAAAGCCAAATGGAAGGGCAAAGATGTGGCAATCAAGACCATCGAGAGCGAATCGGAGAGGAAAGCCTTCATTGTTGAG CTCCGGCAGCTTTCACGTGTGAATCACCCCAACATCGTGAAGTTGTATGGTTCCTGCAATAATCCA gTATGCCTAGTGATGGAATATGCTGAAGGCGGGTCTTTGTATAATG TGCTGCATGGTGCTGAACCCCTCCCTTATTACACTGCTTCCCATGCCATGAGCTGGTGTTTACAGTGTTCCCAAGGCGTGGCCTATCTCCATGGCATGAAACCAAAGGCTCTCATTCACAGGGACCTCAAGCCACCCAA TCTGCTTCTAGTGGCAGGCGGCACCGTGCTGAAGATATGTGACTTTGGAACAGCTTGCGACATTCAGACGCACATGACCAACAACAAAGGAAGTGCAGCATGGATGGCCCCAGAGGTATTTGAAG GCAGCAATTACAGCGAGAAGTGTGATGTGTTCAGCTGGGGGATCATTCTCTGGGAGGTGATCACTCGCAGGAAGCCCTTTGACGAAATTGGAGGACCGGCTTTTCGCATCATGTGGGCTGTGCACAATG GTACAAGACCTCCTTTAATCACAAACTTGCCCAAGCCCATTGAGAGTCTGATGACTCGCTGTTGGTCTAAAGACCCCTCTCAGCGGCCTTCTATGGAGGAGATTGTGAAGATCATGACTCATCTAATGAAG TACTTCCCTGGATACGATGTACCCCTGCAATATCCATACCAGTATTCAGATGATGGACAGAGCAACTCTGCAACTAGTACAG GTTCGTATGTGGACTACACTGGCACCAGCACAAGCACCAAAAGTGATGTAAACATGGAGCGCAGCGATTCTCAAGGGAGCAACGACACAATCAAGATTACTCCTCAGTTTGCACCTTACTTCAAGCCAAAG GGAGACCCGTTGAGGAGTCTGCCTCTGTCCAGAGGAGGCAGCGTTGAGAGTCTGCCTTCACGGACACAGTGCCTGGCATCATCTGAGAGCAAAAGAATGAGTGCTGACCTTTCAGAGCTGGAGCCCAAGATGCCATTTGCACCTGCAG CCACGTGTGAGTCTCAGAGACGTCGCTCCGTGCAGGATCTGCCAGGCATCAGCACAGAGTCCAACCAG GGgagcaggaacagcagcaggTCTTCCAGTCCTAGTGTGAGGATGATGCCACCTGATAAGACGGGCAGCAGAGGTTACTTCTCCCCTGAGGATCCCACAG aCACCAACGGCTCAGACAATTCCATTCCCATGGCGTATCTCACCCTGGATCACCAGCTGCAG cccCTCGCTCCCTGTCCCAACTCCAAAGAGTCCATGGCTGTGTTTGAGCAGCACTGCAAGATGGCGCAGGAATATCTGAAGGTGCAGACAGAGATCGCCCTGCTGATCCAGAGAAA gaagGAGCTGATTGCTGAACTGGACCAAGATGAGAAGGACCAGCAGAACACATCTCGCCTGGTGCAGGAGCACaagaagctgctggaggagaacaAGAGTCTGTCCACGTACTACCAGAAGTGCAAAAAACAGCTGGAGCTGATACGAGTCCAGCAACAGAAGAGACAGGGCACGTCCTGA
- the map3k7 gene encoding mitogen-activated protein kinase kinase kinase 7 isoform X1, with translation MSQTLPSADMLETPPGYPFEEINYEDIEVEEVVGRGAFGVVCKAKWKGKDVAIKTIESESERKAFIVELRQLSRVNHPNIVKLYGSCNNPVCLVMEYAEGGSLYNVLHGAEPLPYYTASHAMSWCLQCSQGVAYLHGMKPKALIHRDLKPPNLLLVAGGTVLKICDFGTACDIQTHMTNNKGSAAWMAPEVFEGSNYSEKCDVFSWGIILWEVITRRKPFDEIGGPAFRIMWAVHNGTRPPLITNLPKPIESLMTRCWSKDPSQRPSMEEIVKIMTHLMKYFPGYDVPLQYPYQYSDDGQSNSATSTGSYVDYTGTSTSTKSDVNMERSDSQGSNDTIKITPQFAPYFKPKGDPLRSLPLSRGGSVESLPSRTQCLASSESKRMSADLSELEPKMPFAPAARPQYKRGHRKTASYGTILDVPKIVITATCESQRRRSVQDLPGISTESNQGSRNSSRSSSPSVRMMPPDKTGSRGYFSPEDPTDTNGSDNSIPMAYLTLDHQLQPLAPCPNSKESMAVFEQHCKMAQEYLKVQTEIALLIQRKKELIAELDQDEKDQQNTSRLVQEHKKLLEENKSLSTYYQKCKKQLELIRVQQQKRQGTS, from the exons ATGTCGCAAACGCTGCCCTCCGCCGACATGCTTGAAACACCACCTGGGTACCCCTTTGAAGAAATCAACTATGAGGATATTGAAGTTGAGGAG GTTGTGGGGAGAGGAGCGTTCGGGGTTGTATGCAAAGCCAAATGGAAGGGCAAAGATGTGGCAATCAAGACCATCGAGAGCGAATCGGAGAGGAAAGCCTTCATTGTTGAG CTCCGGCAGCTTTCACGTGTGAATCACCCCAACATCGTGAAGTTGTATGGTTCCTGCAATAATCCA gTATGCCTAGTGATGGAATATGCTGAAGGCGGGTCTTTGTATAATG TGCTGCATGGTGCTGAACCCCTCCCTTATTACACTGCTTCCCATGCCATGAGCTGGTGTTTACAGTGTTCCCAAGGCGTGGCCTATCTCCATGGCATGAAACCAAAGGCTCTCATTCACAGGGACCTCAAGCCACCCAA TCTGCTTCTAGTGGCAGGCGGCACCGTGCTGAAGATATGTGACTTTGGAACAGCTTGCGACATTCAGACGCACATGACCAACAACAAAGGAAGTGCAGCATGGATGGCCCCAGAGGTATTTGAAG GCAGCAATTACAGCGAGAAGTGTGATGTGTTCAGCTGGGGGATCATTCTCTGGGAGGTGATCACTCGCAGGAAGCCCTTTGACGAAATTGGAGGACCGGCTTTTCGCATCATGTGGGCTGTGCACAATG GTACAAGACCTCCTTTAATCACAAACTTGCCCAAGCCCATTGAGAGTCTGATGACTCGCTGTTGGTCTAAAGACCCCTCTCAGCGGCCTTCTATGGAGGAGATTGTGAAGATCATGACTCATCTAATGAAG TACTTCCCTGGATACGATGTACCCCTGCAATATCCATACCAGTATTCAGATGATGGACAGAGCAACTCTGCAACTAGTACAG GTTCGTATGTGGACTACACTGGCACCAGCACAAGCACCAAAAGTGATGTAAACATGGAGCGCAGCGATTCTCAAGGGAGCAACGACACAATCAAGATTACTCCTCAGTTTGCACCTTACTTCAAGCCAAAG GGAGACCCGTTGAGGAGTCTGCCTCTGTCCAGAGGAGGCAGCGTTGAGAGTCTGCCTTCACGGACACAGTGCCTGGCATCATCTGAGAGCAAAAGAATGAGTGCTGACCTTTCAGAGCTGGAGCCCAAGATGCCATTTGCACCTGCAG CACGCCCACAGTATAAACGAGGCCACCGTAAAACGGCATCATACGGCACCATTCTGGATGTCCCCAAGATCGTCATAACAG CCACGTGTGAGTCTCAGAGACGTCGCTCCGTGCAGGATCTGCCAGGCATCAGCACAGAGTCCAACCAG GGgagcaggaacagcagcaggTCTTCCAGTCCTAGTGTGAGGATGATGCCACCTGATAAGACGGGCAGCAGAGGTTACTTCTCCCCTGAGGATCCCACAG aCACCAACGGCTCAGACAATTCCATTCCCATGGCGTATCTCACCCTGGATCACCAGCTGCAG cccCTCGCTCCCTGTCCCAACTCCAAAGAGTCCATGGCTGTGTTTGAGCAGCACTGCAAGATGGCGCAGGAATATCTGAAGGTGCAGACAGAGATCGCCCTGCTGATCCAGAGAAA gaagGAGCTGATTGCTGAACTGGACCAAGATGAGAAGGACCAGCAGAACACATCTCGCCTGGTGCAGGAGCACaagaagctgctggaggagaacaAGAGTCTGTCCACGTACTACCAGAAGTGCAAAAAACAGCTGGAGCTGATACGAGTCCAGCAACAGAAGAGACAGGGCACGTCCTGA